Proteins co-encoded in one Xiphophorus couchianus chromosome 16, X_couchianus-1.0, whole genome shotgun sequence genomic window:
- the med9 gene encoding mediator of RNA polymerase II transcription subunit 9, producing MAVSQPRVEKDSEDCSLLPLVHDVIKCMDKDKDGQDVHQELMKLKTKIQKAREQISNMPGIDSSPQEQQQQLATLREQVRTKNQLLQKYKSLCMFDVPKAS from the exons ATGGCGGTGTCTCAACCGAGGGTGGAGAAAGACAGCGAGGATTGCTCTCTTTTGCCTTTAGTTCACGATGTTATCAAATG CATGGACAAGGATAAGGATGGCCAGGATGTTCATCAAGagctgatgaagctgaaaacaaagaTTCAGAAAGCTAGGGAGCAAATCTCCAACATGCCCGGGATAGACAGCAGTccacaggagcagcagcagcagctggccaCTCTGAGAGAGCAGGTGCGCACCAAGAACCAACTGCTTCAGAAATACAAAAGCCTATGCATGTTCGATGTCCCCAAAGCATCATAA
- the LOC114160556 gene encoding dexamethasone-induced Ras-related protein 1-like translates to MIKKMSSSENDFDIPAKNCHRMVILGSTKVGKTAIISRFLNERFDDQYTPTIEDFHRKFYSIRGDVYQLDILDTSGNHPFPAMRRLSILTGDVFILVFSLDNRDSFQEVQRLKRQIHETKSCLRNKTKEKVDVPLVICGNKCDRDFYREVQDEEIEKLVGGDEHCAYFEISAKKNTNVDQMFQTLFTMAKLPNEMSPDRHCKVSLQYCDVLHRKSFRNKKCKDGNAYGIVAPFARRPSVHSDLMYIKEKTIGGSQAKEKGCVIC, encoded by the exons ATGATTAAGAAAATGTCTTCATCCGAGAATGACTTCGACATTCCTGCCAAGAATTGCCACAGGATGGTGATTCTTGGCTCCACTAAAGTTGGGAAGACGGCCATTATCTCCAGGTTTCTCAACGAGAGGTTTGATGACCAGTACACACCGACTATTGAAGACTTTCATAGAAAGTTCTACAGCATCAGAGGGGACGTTTACCAGCTGGACATCCTGGATACATCTGGAAACCACCCGTTCCCTGCAATGAGGAGACTTTCGATTCTCACTG gtgATGTTTTTATCCTGGTGTTCAGTCTGGACAACAGAGACTCGTTCCAAGAGGTGCAGCGTCTGAAGCGCCAAATACACGAAACCAAGTCCTGCCTCCGCAACAAAACTAAGGAAAAAGTGGACGTCCCGCTCGTTATCTGCGGCAACAAGTGCGACCGGGACTTTTACAGAGAAGTGCAGGACGAAGAAATCGAGAAGCTGGTAGGGGGGGACGAGCACTGTGCGTACTTTGAGATCTCTGCAAAAAAGAACACCAACGTCGACCAGATGTTTCAGACGCTCTTTACCATGGCCAAGTTGCCCAACGAGATGAGCCCTGACCGACACTGCAAGGTTTCCTTGCAGTACTGCGACGTTTTGCACAGAAAGTCATTCAGGAATAAGAAGTGCAAGGATGGGAACGCATACGGGATAGTGGCACCGTTTGCGCGCAGACCAAGTGTGCACAGTGACTTAATGTAcatcaaagagaaaacaataggTGGCAGTCAGGCCAAAGAGAAAGGCTGCGTTATTTGCTGA